The region CCGACTGGCAACACCGAGCTTGCCGTAGATGGAGGTCAAATGATTGCGCAGGGTATGCTCGCTGATCCGCAGCAGGCCCGCGACGTCCTTGGCCGGGGTACTGGCGTGGGCCGACATCACGCAGACAATGTCTCTTTCCCTGTCGGTGAGTGTTGCGATGCGCCGTTCCTCTGGATTCATCGGCTGGTTGCTGCTTCTGCGCGAAAACTCCATGAAAATGCGGCTGGTGGCTGCGCGATTCAGCCACAACTGGCCGTCATGGATCTTCTCAATGGTGCTCAGGATAGCCTCAGCCGGCTCGCCCTTGCCTACCACCCCCCTGGCCCCGGCCAGCACGGCCCGGTCGTGTGCAGCCGTATCCCTCACCCCGGTGAGAACCAGCACTCGCGCCCTGGCGGCTGCAATGAGTTCAGGTATCGCATCCACGCTGCTTTCCCCGGCAAGATCCATGTCGAGCAGTATCACGTCCGGGGAATGCTTGCGCGTCAGGCCAATGGCCTCGGCAGTGCTGGTGGCCGTACCGACAACGTCCATCCTGGGCCTTGCGCTCTCAATCAGTTTCTCGAGCCCCCAGAGGATGCTGCGGTGGTCATCAACCAGCAGGATGCGGATGGGTGGATTGTGTGAGGCATTCATCACGCGCGCCATCTAGACTGGGATTGTTACCCGAACTACAGTATAGCCATCGGCCCTGCGTACGGCGAGACTGCTGCCGCCGAGCGAGACCGCCCGGTCATGAATCGAGCGCGGCATAAATTCGGGACGGTAGTCGGAATTTTGCGGTACTTCGTTGCCAATTTCCAGCAAAAGCGTGGAGTTTTCATGAATAACGGACACGAACGCGCGCTTGGCCGAGGTATGTCGCAGGATATTGCTGATGCCCTCGACGATCATCTGGAATACCTCCGCAGCCACCCGCCCGCTCAGATGCGGGGGAATATCATTCACAAAATCCACTTCGATACCGTAGTACCGCCGCAGTTGCTCGATCTGTTTCCGCAGGGCCACAGCCAGGAACTCCCCCGGCCTGGGGGATTTCTCCTTGAGCTGCCGGGTATAGTCGCGCAGCCCGGAGATGGTAGACGCCGTCATCTCAATCAGCTCGCCAATGCGCCGGTTGAGCGGGTTGTCACCGGCTTCGCGGTACAGGGCGTCCAGCGCCAACTTTAGCCCTATATAAGGCTGGATCGTCGTGTCATGGATATCCCTTGATATATGCAGGCGCTCAAGCTCTGCCGCATCGGCTATCAGCCGCTCAATCAAGGTCATGTTTTCGACCACCGTGGCCATGGCTTCCGCTGCCTGGGCCAGGAACAGGATATCCGAATGACTGTAGCGGCCACTGTCGGAGGTCACATAGATTCTGCCCGACACGCCGTCGCGCTGCATAAACGGCACGGTCATGAATGACGGCGTGTCGAGCAGGCTGGCCACAGCCGCGCATCTTTCCGGTTCCGGCCGCAGGGCCAACTGGGTGTGAAAATCATGCCCAATACATTCGTTCCGTGCCCCGTAAAATGGATGGGTACGCCCATTGCAGGCGGCCCCCACCGCCTCCGGCAGGCTCAGTTCCCGGGCAGCGTGTTCGCTGATCTCCCTCGGCTCCATCGACTGTCCGGGTGTTTGTTGTGCGACGCTATACATGAGATGGTTTTGCGGGGAAGCAGGCCTGCTGAGCACAAGCATGCATGCGTTTCCCTCGAAGAAAGCGCGTAAACGGTTCAGGTTTTCGCCGATCACGTGAGCAACACCCAGCCGCGGATTCCATTGACTGTTTATTTCCTGTAGCAGCCGCAGCCTGCGCCTCAGCAACAGCTCGTGGCCGCCCCAGCGGGCAATCATGTAGCCGAAAACCAGCAGATAGACCGGGCGGATCAGCGTGCGATCGAGCTCGAACTCGGCGCCTGAGAGTGCAAAGATGAGCCCGACGGTTACAAACAATGCCACCGATACCAGCGTGACCGACAAGCCCTCGCGGAAACCCATGGAAAAGGACGCCGTCAGCATCGGGAAGAAATAGAAGAACACGAAGATGCTGCTGGTGCCCTCCGTCAGCGCAACGAGCCAGGAGTAGAAAAAGACATCCGCCCACCACACGGCCCGCTGCGGCACCGGCCACTCGCGCCTGCCTGCCACGAATACGAGCGCCATGCTGTAAATACAATAAAACACCAGCGAGGCATAGGTCAGGGCGACCAGGCGCTGCGGTTCGGAGGGGGCGATCCAGATAATAAGCAGTGCCGAAAACGCGAGGACGCAGCGCATCCATGCGAGCATCCGGGCATCGACCGGCACGGCACGGTCAGCGCCGGTGCGTGTCCGGCAAGGCGTTACCGCATCAGCATTGTTCAGGCTTGGCCACCCCGTAACCCTGTACGCCATCCAGGCGCAGCGCGCTCAGCGTAAGCCACTCCTCTTCGGTTTCAACCGACTCGGCGATCACCTCGAAGTCCAGGCCGTGCGCAATCTTGATGACGGAGTCCACGAAAAGCTGGTTGTCCCTGTTTTGCGGAATGCCCCGGATATAGCTGCCGTCGATCTTCAGGTAATCAATCTTCACCGTCGACAGATAATCGAATGAGGAGAAGCCCCGGCCAAAATGATCCAGTCCGACCTTCGCACCGAACTCTCCGATCCGCCGAATGAACAGTCGCAGCGCATCGAGGTTTTCCAGCACGCCGTATTCGGTCACCTCGAAGGCAATCCGTCCGTTCGCTTCGGGACTGGCACGCAGGGTTGCACAAAGCCAGTCAACGAAACCGGTATCGTGAATCGAGGAGGGAAACAGATTAACCGCGACCGGGGTCTCCCCGTAGCTGCCGGTGCCGATACGGGACAGCACCTCGCTCACCACCAGTTTGTCGAAGTCCTGCAGCAGGCCCGGGCGTTTTGCCATCGGCAGAAATATCCCGGCGGGAATGAGCTTACCGTCCTCGTTTGGCACGCGCAGCAAGGCCTCAAAATGCATGACCCGCTTCCTGTCGCCGCAGTGGCGAACCGGCTGCACATGCAGGATGATATTCCGGGTATCGATGACCTTGCGCAAAAATTCCGTCCAGCGGGTGGCCGAGTAAGCGACCGTCTCCTCGATGGCCCTTGCTGCGTGCATGTGCACCGCGTTCGCACCCATCGTCTGCGCCGCGCGCAGGGCCATATCGGCCTCCGCCAGCAACTCGCTGACACTCTGACCACGATAGATGGCAAGCCCGGCGTGGCCGACCTCCAGTGTGTCGATCAGCCCCAGCTCCCGCAGTCTCGGCAGCGTCCGCATGATGGCTTCGCCGGCATCGAGCGCCCCCTGCCCGGTCACATTGGACAGCACAACGGCAAAGTTGGCGCCGCTGAAATGGGCGGAAAAACACTCCTGCGTCTTTTCGTTGCGGCACGCATCTTCGATAATCGTCGCTGTTGCGCGCAGCAGTTCATCGCCGGCCGGATAGCCGCGCTTCTCGTTAAATGCCTTGAAATCCTTCAACTCCAGAAACAGCAGCGCCCCGCCATCAAACTCATCGGCTGACTCGATACGCTGGCGCAGATACATGTCGAAGTAACGGCGATTGGCGAGACCGGTGAGCGTATCCCTGTAGCTCTCGGCGCGCAGGCGCTCCATCGCTGTCGCCTGTTCGCCGAACATTTCCTTGACCTTGCCGGTCATCCGGTTCATGGCGAGCACCACGCTGCGCAGCTCGAGTGTCCACGGCAGCTTGTGCTGCACCGGGTACTCCCGGTCGCAGATGGCGCGCGCCTGCTCCTCCACGGCACGCAGCGGACGCAGGACAACGTGCAGCACCGCCATGCCCAGGCCGAACGTCAGGATCGACACCCCCAGGAACAACCATAAGGCGTCCAGGCTATTGCTCCAGAGGGTAGCGTAGGCATGGCCCGGGTTGGCGGCAACGGTGACGGTACCCAACTGCTGCCAGCCGCCCACAATCAGCGCTTCACCCTGCGGGGTCTCGAGGGGAAACATATTCACGAACCAGCCCGGAACGCCCTCGATGCGCACCGGCTGCACCCGCTCGACAACCGGCTCACCCTCAATCGAGCGGATGATGACCGTGCGATAGTAGCCGCTGTCGAAGACGGCGTTGACCATGCTTTCCACGATCACCATATCGTTTTCGGCCATATGCGGCGAAAGCGACAAGCCGAGGGAAGTCGCCGTGTCCTGGGAGATGGTGTGCAGTTGCACGTTAAGATAACTGCGTGTGTTATGCACGCTGATGGCGGTCGTGCCCACGAACAGGAGGGCAAACAGAATAACGATGACCATCGTAAGCTGACGTAACAGGGTCATGGCTGCCGCCTCGCAATATGACTCATTTGAGCTCCTTGCCCATGCGGGCGGTGAGATCGCGCCACAGGCTGATATTTCCCGACCCGCCGGCCACCGCCTTGCCTGTGCCGCGCACCTTGGCCAGCCACAGGCCGCTGCCGTTGAAGCTATAGACGGGAAGCAGGTCCGAGCGCTCGGTTGCCGGTTTAATCTCGGGGATCAGGTTGTCGAGTACCAGCGGAACAGCGCTCGGCGACGGATAATAGGTAAGTACCATGTGGGCCTGGTTGACCGGATTCCAGTTCTTGGCCTTGACGTAGGTGATACGCAGGCGGTTCATCGGCACCCCCAGGGCCAGCAGCGTGAAGTATTTGGAGATGGAAAAATCTTCGCAATCGCCGCCGTTGCTCGCCAGCATTTCACTGGGCGTGGCCCAGTAATCCTCCCTGCCCCAGTGCTCAATGTCCGACACGAACGGTATCTGGTTGAAGAAATCGTTGACGAGTTCCAGCTTTTCCCGCTCCGTACCCTGTCTGCCAGACGCGACCAGTTGCGACCACGCCGTTAACCGGCTTTTTGCGGCCGGCCCGTATTCACGTTCGGCCGCTTCGAGCAGCCGCTCCGACAGCACGATGCCGGCTTCGTCCGACACCGCCGTATACATGCCGGCGAACAAGCAGGCCAGCAGGACGGCAAGTCTCGATCGGGCAACCAGACTCGAGGCAGACATTTCTAAGCGTCTCGAAATTCGATTAGGGTTCGCCAGTCCTTTTCGGTTTACCCTCGTCGCCGGATGGCATCCGACCGCTGGAATAGCGTGCCACCGCTCCTGCCGATGCCGGAGGGGTTGAACCCCGGGCCGGCAGCGTGCTTCACCCGACCGTATTACGACGGCGGATGATTACTGCCTGGCCTCAACCATCGTTTCTGCACGCGGGCTCACGCCGAGCACACCGAGCAACTGCCCCATGTCGGCCAGCACACGGTAGTGGGCAAACAGCTCCACATACTGCCCGGTCACGTAGTTCGAGCTGGCCGTGAAATGTTCGTTCTCGGAATCCAGCATGTCGAGCAGCGTTCTCTGGCCGATGGAAAATTGCTTGGTATAGGCATCGCGCGTCGCCAAGCTGGCATCGGCGTGCTGCTTGAGTGACGGCAGACGCTCGCCCGCCGACACCATGGCGTTCCACGACAGTCGCGTGCTCTGCTCCAGCTGCTGGCGGGTGCGGCGCGCGATCTCGCGCGCCTCGTTGGTCAGTTGCGCCGTCTCGTCCACGCGGGCCTTATCGGAACCACCCTTGAACAGGTTGTAGCGCATGCGCAGCATGGCGTAGCGTTCGTCGTTATCACCCACCACGCCGTCCAGGTTTTCATTTTCGGCAGCGCCCAGCTCGAGGTCAAAACGCGGGTACATGAAGGACTTGGCGGCCCTGTTCTGTGCCTCGGCGGCCGCGACATCCGCCATGGCTGATTTCAGTACCGGATTATTGTCAAACGCCAGTTGCACCGCTTCCTCCATGGACTTCGGCAGCGCGCCGGGTTCGGGCTGATTCGGCTTGGATAGATCCACCGGGGTTACGCCGACCACGCGCAGAAAATTGGTCTCGGCATCACGCAGATTGGTTTCTGCAGCGGTGAAATTGGCCTTTGCCAAGCCTGACCGGGCCTGAATCTGCTCAAAATCGGCCTTGCGGCCTACACCGCTTTCGGCGCGAATCTTGACCTGGTCAAGGGTGCGGTCGTGGGCGCCGAGGTTCGCCCGGGTGAGCTCTACCAGTTCACGCTGGCGCAACACCTCGAGATAGGCCTCAATCGCCTGCAACCCGACCTGCTCGGAGGTGCCCGCCAGTTTGTGGGCAGCCGACTCAACCCGCGCCTGATTGCGATCGACTTCGCTTGACACACCGAAGCCGTCAAACAACATCTGTGTCAGCGTCAGCGACGCCTCACGCCGCGTCAGCGTCAGGTCGGTTCCGCCGGTCGAGGAGTTGTTGCTCCGCTCCCGGCCGGTGCCCAGCAGCAAATCCACCTTCGGCAGATAGCCGCCGCGCGCGCCCTTTACCGCCTCATCGGTCGAGAGCCGCTTCGAGGCGTCAATCAGGACATCGGGGTTGGTTTGCAGTGTCTGCTCCACCGCTTCTTGCAGGGATTGCCCGTAGGCTGGCGCCCCCAAGGTAAGACCTAGTGCCACGGCAATGAGTGACAACTTGAACGGGGCGGGAACGAAAGTCATGCGGCCTCTCCTTAAATCAGGTTTCTTGTTCGTTTTTAGGATTTACATCATACGCCTCTGCTCGCCAGCAGCCGCCGCGCATGTTTGGGGTGAATATAGCATTGTTAGGGGCAAATGCAAATAAAATATGCCGCCCTGACAGGGGTTTAGGGGGATTGTTTGACACCCTGCCAGACGTGCTGGGGTGGGCAAGAACGCACGGCGCGGGTCGTGTTTTTACGCGTGGTGGGCGTCGTGGCCGAGCAGGCCGAGCAGGCTGTTGATGTCGGTAACCACGCCCGGCAGTGTCGCCACCTCGTAGGCGTTCTGCGCCGCGTCGCCCTCGAAGGTCACGAGGACAATCGTGTTGCCGGGGCTGCTCGCGTTGTCGAAGGTGAGCAAGCCGCCGGCGAAGCCCTGCTCGCCGACAGTCAGCACGTCATTCAGCCCCGGAATGGCGTCAGACGCCTCCGGCGCCGGTTCGCCGGCCGCTGCTACGGCGGGCAGCACCAGCGACGCGCCCGAGAGCAGATCGTCGTGCGCGAGCACACCCTGCTCCCGCTCGCTCGCGGCGGGTGCGCCCTCGTCTTTGGCTGCTGCCGTCTTGTCCTGTTCGGTGCCCATGGTTTCTGTTCCTCCTGCGCCCGCGCCGGGGTCAACCCCGGCGCGTATCACTGCTATTCAATATCCTGGCTGTTGCCCGGCGCGGCCTAGAGAATGAAATCCGACGCCGTCAGGCTGAGGCCGGTACCATTCAGAATAATGGCCATATCCACTGTGGTGCCGCCGCTGTTGTTGATCTGGATAATGGTGTTACCACCGTCCTCATGCCAGGTAATGCTGTTGGCAACGGCGCTGGTGGTGGGCGCCGCCACAAAGGCAAACGCCTGGTCGCCCGCCACACCGTTATTGGCGTCGATGGCCGACAGATCGATCTTGTTGTTGAGGCCGCCGGTGCGGAAGTCGGTGATGACATCCGCCAGCGAGAGCGTGGCGCTGCTGTCCCAGGTCGAATTGAACTTGAAGGTGTCATTGCCGCTGCCGCCGGTCATTGTATCCTTGCCCGCGCCGCCGATCAGGATGTCGTTGCCGTCGCCGCCATTGAGGATGTCGTTGCCGCTGCCACCGTAGAGGATGTCGTTGCCGCCCAGACCGTTCAGGGTGTCGTCTCCGGCACCACCATACAGTGTATCGGCGCCTGCGGTACCGTTGAGGGTTTGGTTCCCGATCAGCGCAGGGGGCTCAAACGAAACGTTGAGGGTGCTGGCCATGGTATCGCCGTCGCCATCGCTAATACTGATGGGCAGGCTGATGTCCACGCCCGCCCCCGGGTTCACGGTCGTCACGCCGAAGTCGCCGATGCGGAAGGCCTTCTCGCCAACGTAGTGATACTCGATGCTGGAGAAGCCACTCGCGGTATAGGTCGCAATCGTGGTGTCGGACACGACGCCGGCAATCTCCACGCCATAGACGATGCCGGCACCCGGGTCCACATCTTTGAACTGCACCGTGAAGGTCTTCCCGCCCACGACATAGGCAGTGGCGATTAAACCAATCACCGCAAACGACACGATCTGGGTCGAGGTGCCGAATTTGATGGCGATGGAGGTCACCGAATCCAGTGTGCCGTCGCCAACGACAAAACTTCCATTGCCATTGGAGCCGTCACCGAAATCATCAAACGTCTTGATCAGTATCGTGCTCGTCGGATTCGAGCCGCCGCTGATGGAGGTAAAGGTCGCCAGCGCGCCGTTGCCGTTATAGTGCTCCTCGAACTGATGATTCCGGTTGGCCAGCACGCTGTAGCCCGCCCCGCCGCTGCCCGGGGTTCCCGTCACATCCACCACAAAATCGACCCGCATCGCCTCGCCCGCGCCCACACTGCCACCGCCGCCACCGCCGCCGATACCGCCGTCATTGGCATTGGTGTTGGTGGTGCCACCGAAAGCGCCGTTTAATATGGGGGTCAGCAGGATGTCCTGGCTGTTGTCATTGACCGCCGTGTTGAAGGTAGACCAATGCGTGTTGCCGCCCACGAAGTCGTAGCCGCCGGCGTTGAAATCGATGGTGGTCGCCCCACCGTCCACCGTGCCGACCATGTTCACCACGTAGTTGCTGCTGCCGGGCTGCAGGGTCACGGTAAACACCGTGCCCAGCACTGTCGATGCCGTGAGCACCAGGCCACCGCCCGAGACCGTGTAGGTAATGGGCAGGCCCCCGGACGTCAGCCCCACGGCCGGGCCGTTGAGGCTCGCCGGGAAGAATACAGTCCCGCCGCCATCAGCGCCGAAATTGTTGCTGATGCTGGAGTCGAAATCAAGCGCGCCGGTAAATGTGGCGAGCGCCGCGTTGTTCACATAGGCCGTCTGCGGATTCAGTCCCGTCGGGCCATCGTCCTGGAAGCTGATGAGGCCACCGATGTTGGCCGAGTTGGAGGCCGTGTCGCCATCGTTGTCGGTGTAGGTCACTTCCATCTGCAGCGCGCTTGCGTTCAGTGACACGGACTCGTCAGAGGCCGCTGCTGAACTGCCTGCGGTCGGGTGGAACAATGACAGGTACTGCGCAATGTACACATTGCCCGTTGCCGCATCCACCGCCAGCGCAAAGGCCACGGTGCCGGTCGGGTTGGCCGTGTCGGTCGCGCCGGCCTCGGTGCCCACCCGGCCCAGAATCAGGCCCGCCGTGGAACCACTGCCCGCGTACAGGAATATCTGCGTGCCTTCGGTGGTGCTGACGCCGGAGAAGGTGCCGTTGGTCACCTTGAGCGCGTAGCTCACTGCCGTGCCACCGTCGGCGCCGAAGCTGCCGCCCGACAGGGTCACCAGCGAGCCTGCGCTGGCCGCGAAACCAATCGCTCCGTTGTCCTTCACTGCCACGTGCGTGTCATTGCCCCTGTCAACACCAATCGCGTTGAACAGTGCCAGCACTGGTGCCGGCAGTGAGCTGCCCGCTATGTCGTTGGCCGCGTTCGGGCCCGATGCCCCGGTGCCCGGTGTCTCGTCGTGTGCTACACCGGTGACTGCTGCAGTTACCGTCGGGGCCGTCGGCGCATCGTCCTTGAAGCTGAGGGCGCTGCCGAGGTTGACGGTGGCGCTGTTGCTGTCACCGTCGGCATCGGTAATGGTCGCGGTCAGGCTCACCAGGTTGGCCGCACTCAGGCTGGTCGCCTGATCCGGGCCAGTGTTCGGGTCGTGCTTCAGTGCGCGCACCTGATCCAGGGTCACGTCACCGTTGGCGGCGACTGTCACGGTGAAGACGATGTCGCCCGTGGCGGCATCGGTGGCATCCGTCCCCTCGCGACCGACGACGACGCCGCTCTCGAGAAACAGGAAGACGCTGTTGTTGGTGGCCATGTCCACCAGACCCGAATCCACGCCCGGGCTCAGAATGCCCAGCGCATAGGTGGTCGTGCCCGCGCCGTCAGCGCCGTAGCTCGCAGTAAACAGGCCGGCAAAGTTGACGGTGGCGTTGGTCGACAGGGTGGTCTCATCGACCTGCAGTGAATCGACCGTGGCCGTACCCGCACTGATGGTCGGCGCATCGTCCAGAATACGGATGGTCAGGACTGCAGAGCCGGTGTCGCCATCGGCGTCCTGAATCGTGTAGGTAAAATGTCCGTCGGCGAACTCGTCCTGCTCCCCGAGGTGATCGTAAGGTCCCGTCAGGGTGAAGGTGTATTCGCCGGTTAGCTTGTCAAATACCAGTGTCCAGTTGGAAGCCGTGAAGGTAACAGTGGTGGCATCGCTGGTCTTGGTAGCAGGACCGATCTCACCATCATAGGTCACGTCAACGAGCGGCGGGTTGCCGGGGCCATCAGCACCAAAGGCGTCGTTATCAAAGAGGTTGCCTTCGGTCGTATCGATCACCCCGTTTGCCGGCTCGGCCTCGGACACGATGTTAACATTGGCCTCCGGGTCGGGGTTGTCGTCCTGGGGGTTGGGCGCATCGCGATCAGTGATGGGCAGCTCTTCTGCCGGCTGATCGAACTCAACCGCAATGCCCGTGGTATCAAAACCGCTGGTCACCAGGCCCCGGTCGAGGGTCGGGTCTACCACGACGAAGCTGCTGCCGCCTTCATCGCCTGCACCGGGTCCCGCTGCCGCGGCCTCGGTCACTGCGGTCGGATCGGCGCCGGCAGCGATCAGGGCCTGGAGGGCCGCGATGTCGGTCTCTTCACCGGCCGCCTGGGCGGGATTGAACACCTCGCTGTCCAGCACCATCTCGGCGCCCCGGCCCAGATCCATGTGGGTGCCGTTGACGAATTCAATGATGATGGTGCCGGCGGCGGAGGTCTGGATGAGGTCGTTGGCGTAGACCTTGTCGCCGACCTGCAGCGCCCTCGCGGCGCCGTCCTGGCCGATGGCGGTCGCGTTGCCGATGAGGGTCTTTACGGTGCCGATTGCACCGGACTGGATGGTGGTGGTCGCCGTAGCGGTTTGCTGTGCCATGTGAATCTCCATACCCCCTCAGGGGTTTATTTTGATGAGCTTGGGTGAATTTTAGCCCTTGCACCAAAAGGTGCTATTGGACTTTGGTACTAGACCCCGGGCACTGCTCAGGGCGGGGCGGCGCCTGAGCGGGAGAGGCCCGAGCCGGTCACGTAGAGGGCAAGCTGGAGGCGATCCGACACCCCCAGTTTCTGGAAGATGGCGCTGAGGTGGGCCTTGACGGTGCGGTCGGTGATGTCCAGCTGGCGGGCAATAAGCTTGTTGCTGGCGCCGCTGGCGACCAGTTCCGCGATCTGGCCTTCGCGCGGGGTCAGGCTTGCCAGCCGTTCGGCCGCGCCGGGCCGGCTCGCGGCAGGCGTAGTGGCCAGGCCGCCCAGGCCCTTCAGCAACAGGGGCAGGGCCGCAGAGGAGATCCAGGTGCCGCCGTCGAGCACGGTGTTGATGATGCGGGTAATGGTGTCCTCGGCAAGCTGGGCGCCGCAACACGCCGCCGCACCCATTCCGAGCAGGGATAGCTCCACTTCCGGTGAGAGTCCGGCCGCCACGACCAGGATCTTGGCGTCCGGGGTGAGCTGCCTGGTTTTGGCGATTTCGGCCTGCGGGCCGGACGCCAGCAGTCCGAAGTCAATCAGGATCAGTTTTGCGGGATGCCGGGCAAGGTCTTGCCACAGCTCGGCCAAAGATCCGACAACAGTGGTCTGCCCCTTTTTCCGGAGAGGGCCCTCAAAGCGGGTGGTGATTTCGGGTGAGTTGCTAGCCAGTAGGTACATGTGCAAGCCGTAGCAGTAATTTCGGTCGTACCGTTCGCCCTGAGTGCGACCCCCGGCCCCCTGGATACCCACCCCCCGCCGCACCCTCAGGGCAAGCGGTGAGCGTACCCAGCAATGAAGGACACTACTCTAGTCTATAGTATCTGTTACCGTCCACTCGTTGCACAGGGTAGCCGGGGTCAATGGAAGGCTGCAATCCGCCTCTCGCAATAATCACGGCTGAAGCACTCTTTTATCTCTGAGGGCGGCAGCGGCTTGTTGAAGTAAAAGCCCTGCATCTCGTTGCACCGCAGCGAACTCAGGAAATCCAGTTGCCTGCTTGTCTCCACGCCTTCGGCGATCACCTGCAGCTTCAGGCTGTGCGCCATGGCGACGATCGCCGTGGTGATGGCCATGTCGTCCGCGTCGTCGGGAATTCCCTGGACAAAGGACTGGTCGATCTTCAGCTTGGTGACAGGAAAGCGTTTCAGATAGCTGAGCGACGAGTAGCCCATTCCGAAATCATCCAGGGCGATGTGTATGCCGACATCCTTTATTTTTTGCAGGATGGCAGCGGTCTCGGCCCCGTGCATCACGCTTTCGGTAAGCTCCAGCTCCAGATAGTCAGGGTCGAGGCCGGTCTCGCTCAGCACCTCA is a window of Gammaproteobacteria bacterium DNA encoding:
- a CDS encoding response regulator transcription factor; this translates as MNASHNPPIRILLVDDHRSILWGLEKLIESARPRMDVVGTATSTAEAIGLTRKHSPDVILLDMDLAGESSVDAIPELIAAARARVLVLTGVRDTAAHDRAVLAGARGVVGKGEPAEAILSTIEKIHDGQLWLNRAATSRIFMEFSRRSSNQPMNPEERRIATLTDRERDIVCVMSAHASTPAKDVAGLLRISEHTLRNHLTSIYGKLGVASRLELFDYAHKRGLDKAAPGTLMAETDG
- a CDS encoding histidine kinase, which produces MAYRVTGWPSLNNADAVTPCRTRTGADRAVPVDARMLAWMRCVLAFSALLIIWIAPSEPQRLVALTYASLVFYCIYSMALVFVAGRREWPVPQRAVWWADVFFYSWLVALTEGTSSIFVFFYFFPMLTASFSMGFREGLSVTLVSVALFVTVGLIFALSGAEFELDRTLIRPVYLLVFGYMIARWGGHELLLRRRLRLLQEINSQWNPRLGVAHVIGENLNRLRAFFEGNACMLVLSRPASPQNHLMYSVAQQTPGQSMEPREISEHAARELSLPEAVGAACNGRTHPFYGARNECIGHDFHTQLALRPEPERCAAVASLLDTPSFMTVPFMQRDGVSGRIYVTSDSGRYSHSDILFLAQAAEAMATVVENMTLIERLIADAAELERLHISRDIHDTTIQPYIGLKLALDALYREAGDNPLNRRIGELIEMTASTISGLRDYTRQLKEKSPRPGEFLAVALRKQIEQLRRYYGIEVDFVNDIPPHLSGRVAAEVFQMIVEGISNILRHTSAKRAFVSVIHENSTLLLEIGNEVPQNSDYRPEFMPRSIHDRAVSLGGSSLAVRRADGYTVVRVTIPV
- a CDS encoding EAL domain-containing protein; this translates as MTLLRQLTMVIVILFALLFVGTTAISVHNTRSYLNVQLHTISQDTATSLGLSLSPHMAENDMVIVESMVNAVFDSGYYRTVIIRSIEGEPVVERVQPVRIEGVPGWFVNMFPLETPQGEALIVGGWQQLGTVTVAANPGHAYATLWSNSLDALWLFLGVSILTFGLGMAVLHVVLRPLRAVEEQARAICDREYPVQHKLPWTLELRSVVLAMNRMTGKVKEMFGEQATAMERLRAESYRDTLTGLANRRYFDMYLRQRIESADEFDGGALLFLELKDFKAFNEKRGYPAGDELLRATATIIEDACRNEKTQECFSAHFSGANFAVVLSNVTGQGALDAGEAIMRTLPRLRELGLIDTLEVGHAGLAIYRGQSVSELLAEADMALRAAQTMGANAVHMHAARAIEETVAYSATRWTEFLRKVIDTRNIILHVQPVRHCGDRKRVMHFEALLRVPNEDGKLIPAGIFLPMAKRPGLLQDFDKLVVSEVLSRIGTGSYGETPVAVNLFPSSIHDTGFVDWLCATLRASPEANGRIAFEVTEYGVLENLDALRLFIRRIGEFGAKVGLDHFGRGFSSFDYLSTVKIDYLKIDGSYIRGIPQNRDNQLFVDSVIKIAHGLDFEVIAESVETEEEWLTLSALRLDGVQGYGVAKPEQC
- a CDS encoding transglutaminase-like cysteine peptidase; the encoded protein is MSASSLVARSRLAVLLACLFAGMYTAVSDEAGIVLSERLLEAAEREYGPAAKSRLTAWSQLVASGRQGTEREKLELVNDFFNQIPFVSDIEHWGREDYWATPSEMLASNGGDCEDFSISKYFTLLALGVPMNRLRITYVKAKNWNPVNQAHMVLTYYPSPSAVPLVLDNLIPEIKPATERSDLLPVYSFNGSGLWLAKVRGTGKAVAGGSGNISLWRDLTARMGKELK
- a CDS encoding TolC family outer membrane protein; translation: MTFVPAPFKLSLIAVALGLTLGAPAYGQSLQEAVEQTLQTNPDVLIDASKRLSTDEAVKGARGGYLPKVDLLLGTGRERSNNSSTGGTDLTLTRREASLTLTQMLFDGFGVSSEVDRNQARVESAAHKLAGTSEQVGLQAIEAYLEVLRQRELVELTRANLGAHDRTLDQVKIRAESGVGRKADFEQIQARSGLAKANFTAAETNLRDAETNFLRVVGVTPVDLSKPNQPEPGALPKSMEEAVQLAFDNNPVLKSAMADVAAAEAQNRAAKSFMYPRFDLELGAAENENLDGVVGDNDERYAMLRMRYNLFKGGSDKARVDETAQLTNEAREIARRTRQQLEQSTRLSWNAMVSAGERLPSLKQHADASLATRDAYTKQFSIGQRTLLDMLDSENEHFTASSNYVTGQYVELFAHYRVLADMGQLLGVLGVSPRAETMVEARQ
- a CDS encoding retention module-containing protein, translated to MAQQTATATTTIQSGAIGTVKTLIGNATAIGQDGAARALQVGDKVYANDLIQTSAAGTIIIEFVNGTHMDLGRGAEMVLDSEVFNPAQAAGEETDIAALQALIAAGADPTAVTEAAAAGPGAGDEGGSSFVVVDPTLDRGLVTSGFDTTGIAVEFDQPAEELPITDRDAPNPQDDNPDPEANVNIVSEAEPANGVIDTTEGNLFDNDAFGADGPGNPPLVDVTYDGEIGPATKTSDATTVTFTASNWTLVFDKLTGEYTFTLTGPYDHLGEQDEFADGHFTYTIQDADGDTGSAVLTIRILDDAPTISAGTATVDSLQVDETTLSTNATVNFAGLFTASYGADGAGTTTYALGILSPGVDSGLVDMATNNSVFLFLESGVVVGREGTDATDAATGDIVFTVTVAANGDVTLDQVRALKHDPNTGPDQATSLSAANLVSLTATITDADGDSNSATVNLGSALSFKDDAPTAPTVTAAVTGVAHDETPGTGASGPNAANDIAGSSLPAPVLALFNAIGVDRGNDTHVAVKDNGAIGFAASAGSLVTLSGGSFGADGGTAVSYALKVTNGTFSGVSTTEGTQIFLYAGSGSTAGLILGRVGTEAGATDTANPTGTVAFALAVDAATGNVYIAQYLSLFHPTAGSSAAASDESVSLNASALQMEVTYTDNDGDTASNSANIGGLISFQDDGPTGLNPQTAYVNNAALATFTGALDFDSSISNNFGADGGGTVFFPASLNGPAVGLTSGGLPITYTVSGGGLVLTASTVLGTVFTVTLQPGSSNYVVNMVGTVDGGATTIDFNAGGYDFVGGNTHWSTFNTAVNDNSQDILLTPILNGAFGGTTNTNANDGGIGGGGGGGSVGAGEAMRVDFVVDVTGTPGSGGAGYSVLANRNHQFEEHYNGNGALATFTSISGGSNPTSTILIKTFDDFGDGSNGNGSFVVGDGTLDSVTSIAIKFGTSTQIVSFAVIGLIATAYVVGGKTFTVQFKDVDPGAGIVYGVEIAGVVSDTTIATYTASGFSSIEYHYVGEKAFRIGDFGVTTVNPGAGVDISLPISISDGDGDTMASTLNVSFEPPALIGNQTLNGTAGADTLYGGAGDDTLNGLGGNDILYGGSGNDILNGGDGNDILIGGAGKDTMTGGSGNDTFKFNSTWDSSATLSLADVITDFRTGGLNNKIDLSAIDANNGVAGDQAFAFVAAPTTSAVANSITWHEDGGNTIIQINNSGGTTVDMAIILNGTGLSLTASDFIL